In bacterium, the following proteins share a genomic window:
- the sucD gene encoding succinate--CoA ligase subunit alpha, giving the protein MAILVGRDTRLLVQGITGYQGMFHTGLMLEARTRVVAGVTPGKGGTKVHEVPVFETVDEAVRATGANASVIFVPPMFARDAALEAIACRLNPVVIITEGMPVHDAIEAVAYAGRQAVNVLGPNGPGVTTPGQCRVGIMPTHLFSPGHVGIVSRSGTLTYEVVAGLTHAGLGQSTAVGLGGDPVVGMSYVDILQLFNADPDTHAIVLIGEIGGSAEEDAARHIAAHIKKPVAAYIAGRTAPEGKRMGHAGAVISGTEGTAEHKIRTLEAAGVAVATLVSGIPALLRERLKDAPAPRRSSG; this is encoded by the coding sequence TTGGCGATCCTGGTGGGGCGCGACACACGGCTGCTGGTGCAGGGGATCACCGGCTACCAGGGGATGTTCCACACGGGACTGATGCTCGAAGCGAGAACGCGCGTGGTCGCCGGGGTCACCCCCGGAAAGGGCGGAACGAAGGTCCACGAGGTGCCGGTGTTCGAGACCGTGGACGAGGCGGTCCGCGCGACCGGGGCCAACGCCAGCGTCATCTTTGTGCCGCCCATGTTCGCCCGCGACGCGGCGCTGGAAGCGATCGCCTGCCGGCTCAACCCCGTGGTCATCATCACCGAGGGGATGCCGGTTCACGACGCGATCGAGGCGGTCGCCTACGCGGGCCGTCAAGCGGTCAACGTGCTCGGCCCCAACGGCCCTGGGGTGACGACGCCCGGGCAGTGCCGGGTGGGGATCATGCCTACGCACCTGTTCAGCCCCGGTCATGTGGGAATCGTGTCGCGCAGTGGGACCCTTACCTACGAGGTTGTGGCCGGACTCACTCACGCCGGGCTCGGCCAGTCGACGGCCGTGGGCTTGGGTGGCGATCCCGTGGTCGGGATGAGTTATGTAGATATCCTCCAACTCTTCAACGCCGATCCGGATACGCATGCCATCGTGCTCATCGGCGAGATCGGCGGCTCGGCGGAGGAAGACGCCGCACGGCACATCGCCGCGCACATCAAGAAGCCGGTCGCCGCCTACATCGCCGGCCGGACCGCCCCCGAAGGCAAACGGATGGGGCACGCGGGGGCGGTGATCTCGGGGACCGAAGGGACCGCCGAACACAAGATCCGCACGCTCGAAGCGGCGGGGGTGGCGGTGGCGACCCTGGTCAGCGGGATCCCCGCGCTGCTGCGCGAACGGCTGAAGGACGCTCCGGCTCCCCGTCGGTCTTCCGGGTAG
- the sucC gene encoding ADP-forming succinate--CoA ligase subunit beta, producing MKLHEYQAKEVFARYDLPVQLGVVIERPEQVAGLSVQYPVVIKAQVLVGGRGKAGGVKLAKTPAEAEVQARAILGMSIRGERVGRVLVAPAADIAAEYYLAFVTDRSARRAVAVASAAGGVEIETVAKTTPEKIVTAAIDPSLGCPPFQGRSIGRRLGFAGPRLNEFAGIAGRLYRLYWAEDAELAEINPLAVVGANLLCIDAKLVLDDNAAYRHADRPASEELTLLEREARSHGLSYVELEGDIAVIGNGAGLVMSTLDLLAHFGGRAANFLDIGGGATAEGMRQAIAIVQRKAGIRALFINVFGGITRCDDVAKGIVQDPPRVPASIRLTGTNEEEGQRILRAAGISAGLDPDGAARQAVALSRGTSRPHQGP from the coding sequence CTGAAACTTCACGAGTATCAGGCTAAGGAGGTTTTCGCCCGCTACGACCTCCCCGTCCAGCTCGGGGTCGTGATCGAGCGCCCGGAGCAGGTGGCCGGGCTGAGTGTCCAGTACCCGGTGGTCATCAAGGCCCAAGTACTCGTGGGGGGGCGCGGGAAGGCGGGAGGCGTCAAGCTCGCCAAGACGCCGGCCGAGGCCGAAGTTCAGGCCCGCGCCATCCTCGGGATGTCGATCAGGGGAGAGCGGGTGGGGCGGGTCTTGGTCGCCCCCGCCGCGGACATCGCCGCGGAATACTACCTCGCCTTTGTCACCGATCGCTCCGCCCGACGGGCGGTCGCCGTGGCCTCTGCGGCCGGTGGGGTGGAGATCGAAACGGTGGCGAAGACGACCCCCGAAAAGATCGTGACCGCGGCGATCGATCCGTCTCTGGGGTGCCCGCCATTTCAGGGGCGCTCGATCGGCCGCCGGTTGGGGTTTGCCGGTCCCCGGCTCAACGAATTCGCGGGGATCGCCGGCCGCCTCTACCGGTTGTACTGGGCCGAGGACGCCGAACTGGCGGAGATCAACCCGCTGGCGGTAGTGGGCGCCAACCTCCTCTGCATCGACGCCAAGCTCGTCCTCGACGACAATGCGGCGTATCGGCACGCGGACCGGCCCGCCTCGGAGGAGCTCACCCTCCTCGAGCGGGAGGCGCGGTCCCACGGGTTGTCGTACGTCGAGCTGGAGGGGGACATCGCCGTCATCGGGAACGGGGCCGGACTGGTCATGAGCACCCTCGACCTGTTGGCGCATTTCGGCGGCCGCGCCGCCAACTTCCTCGACATCGGGGGTGGGGCGACGGCGGAAGGGATGCGCCAGGCCATCGCGATTGTCCAGCGCAAGGCCGGGATCCGGGCGCTCTTCATCAATGTATTCGGCGGGATCACCCGCTGCGACGATGTCGCGAAGGGCATCGTGCAAGACCCGCCGAGGGTTCCGGCGAGCATCAGGCTGACCGGGACGAACGAAGAGGAGGGGCAGCGCATCCTCCGGGCGGCCGGGATCTCGGCGGGACTCGATCCCGACGGGGCGGCTCGGCAGGCGGTGGCGCTATCCCGAGGGACGTCACGCCCTCACCAGGGGCCCTAA
- the mdh gene encoding malate dehydrogenase, with translation MARTHAKVTIVGAGNVGHTAAQWILGHRLADVVLVDVVEGMPQGKALDLLEAAPIEGLDFRVTGSNGYDETTQSDVIVIVAGIARKPGMSREDLLATNAGIVRGVTEQVTKRSPAAHLIVVTNPLDVMVYLAHKVSGFPAERVMGQSGALDSTRFRTFIAQALSVSVQDVSAMVIGAHSDTHMVPLASLATVGGIPLRRLLPAEQIAAIVERTRRGGAEIVGLLKTGSAFFAPGAAIAQMVEAILLDRKRVLPLSARLTGQYGVRDLYVGVPAVLGTGGVERILDAPMDDAERKAFDAAVATIRENVALLKV, from the coding sequence GTGGCGAGAACGCACGCGAAGGTGACGATCGTCGGGGCGGGCAACGTCGGACACACGGCCGCCCAGTGGATCCTCGGGCATCGGCTGGCCGACGTGGTGCTGGTCGACGTGGTGGAGGGGATGCCGCAGGGGAAGGCGCTGGACCTCCTTGAGGCCGCCCCCATCGAGGGGCTGGACTTCCGGGTGACCGGCAGCAACGGCTACGATGAGACCACCCAGTCGGACGTGATCGTGATCGTGGCCGGGATCGCGCGCAAGCCGGGCATGAGTCGCGAGGACCTTCTCGCGACGAACGCCGGGATCGTGCGGGGCGTGACCGAACAGGTCACTAAACGCTCCCCCGCCGCGCACCTGATCGTCGTGACCAACCCCCTGGACGTCATGGTGTATCTCGCCCACAAGGTGAGCGGATTCCCCGCGGAGCGGGTGATGGGCCAGAGCGGGGCGCTTGACAGCACGCGCTTCCGGACCTTTATCGCACAGGCGCTCTCGGTGTCGGTCCAGGACGTGTCGGCGATGGTGATCGGGGCGCACAGCGATACCCACATGGTCCCGCTGGCCAGTCTCGCCACGGTGGGGGGAATCCCGCTGCGCCGCCTCCTGCCGGCGGAGCAGATCGCCGCGATCGTCGAGCGGACCCGCCGGGGCGGGGCGGAGATCGTGGGCCTGCTCAAGACGGGCAGCGCCTTCTTCGCCCCCGGCGCCGCGATCGCCCAGATGGTGGAGGCGATCCTGCTCGACCGAAAGCGCGTTCTTCCCCTCTCCGCCCGATTGACCGGTCAGTACGGGGTCCGCGATCTGTACGTGGGCGTCCCCGCGGTGCTCGGGACGGGAGGGGTGGAGCGCATCCTCGACGCGCCCATGGACGACGCCGAGCGCAAAGCGTTCGACGCCGCGGTCGCCACCATCCGGGAAAACGTCGCGCTGCTCAAGGTGTAG
- the icd gene encoding isocitrate dehydrogenase (NADP(+)), with amino-acid sequence MSTLGTLTPPKEGHRIEVREGRLHVPDTPIIPFIEGDGTGPDIWRATVRVLDAAVRKAYGGKRRIVWFEVFAGEKAHNQFGTWLPDDTLRAFEHYAVGIKGPLTTPIGGGFRSLNVSLRQQLDLYACVRPVRYFEGVPSPVRHPEQIDVVVFRENTEDIYVGFEFASGTPEAKRLIDFVGREFKWKIRPEAGVGLKPISPFGTKRLVRKAIAYAIDHGRRSVTIVHKGNIMKYTEGAFAQWGYELAREEFGDRTIPWDEVEKRHGGKVPPGKILIQDYIADVTFQHLLTRPRSFDVIATSNLNGDYLSDAVAAQVGGIGMAPGGNISDFHAVFEATHGTAPKYANQDKVNPGSLILSGVMMLEHLGWQEAADLIVRGMEATFRRKVMTYDLARLTEGAREVRTSEFATAIIDSM; translated from the coding sequence ATGTCGACATTGGGGACGCTCACCCCGCCGAAAGAGGGTCACCGCATCGAGGTCCGCGAGGGCCGGCTCCACGTGCCCGATACCCCGATCATCCCCTTCATCGAGGGCGACGGGACCGGTCCGGACATCTGGCGGGCGACGGTGCGGGTGCTCGACGCCGCGGTGCGCAAGGCCTACGGGGGGAAGCGGCGGATTGTATGGTTCGAGGTGTTCGCCGGCGAGAAGGCGCACAATCAGTTCGGCACCTGGCTGCCGGATGACACCCTCCGGGCATTCGAGCACTACGCGGTCGGGATCAAGGGGCCACTGACCACCCCGATCGGCGGCGGATTCCGCAGCCTGAACGTGTCGCTTCGCCAACAGCTCGATCTCTACGCCTGCGTCCGCCCGGTGCGCTACTTCGAAGGAGTCCCGAGCCCCGTTCGGCACCCCGAGCAAATCGACGTGGTCGTGTTCCGTGAGAACACCGAGGACATCTACGTCGGGTTCGAGTTTGCCAGCGGCACGCCGGAGGCGAAGCGACTGATCGACTTTGTCGGCCGCGAGTTCAAGTGGAAGATTCGTCCGGAAGCGGGGGTCGGGCTCAAACCGATCAGTCCCTTTGGCACCAAGCGGCTGGTGCGGAAGGCCATCGCCTACGCGATCGATCACGGCCGGCGGAGTGTCACGATCGTGCACAAGGGCAATATCATGAAGTACACCGAAGGGGCGTTCGCCCAGTGGGGTTACGAACTGGCGCGCGAGGAGTTCGGGGATCGGACGATCCCGTGGGACGAGGTTGAGAAGCGGCACGGGGGAAAGGTCCCCCCGGGCAAGATCCTGATCCAGGACTACATCGCCGACGTGACGTTTCAGCATCTCCTGACCCGGCCGCGTTCGTTCGACGTCATTGCCACGAGCAACCTCAACGGCGATTACCTATCCGACGCGGTCGCCGCACAGGTCGGCGGGATCGGCATGGCGCCGGGCGGGAACATCAGCGACTTCCACGCCGTATTCGAAGCGACACACGGCACAGCGCCGAAATACGCCAATCAGGACAAGGTGAATCCGGGGTCCCTGATTCTTTCCGGGGTGATGATGCTCGAGCACCTCGGGTGGCAGGAGGCCGCCGACCTGATCGTCCGCGGGATGGAGGCGACGTTCCGGCGGAAGGTGATGACCTACGACCTGGCGCGGTTGACCGAGGGCGCCCGCGAGGTGCGCACCAGCGAATTCGCCACCGCGATCATCGACAGCATGTAA
- a CDS encoding succinate dehydrogenase/fumarate reductase iron-sulfur subunit, which produces MGDATFQVFRGDAKGGDLVTYAVPITEGMVVLDGIHYIQGHLDGTLACRWNCKAAKCGSCSAEINGRPRLMCKTRVDEFGARPIVVRPIKVFPLIKDLVTNVSWNYRMNEKIPPFTPDPKDPGPWTMHPEDVDRLFEFRKCIECFLCQDVCHVLREHDGLDRYMGPRFMVRIAALEMHPKDTLSRTDLLKGGGGIGFCNITKCCEEVCPEHIHITDNAIIPLKERMADDYFDPWRALLRLFGSKKEPRGS; this is translated from the coding sequence ATGGGGGATGCCACGTTCCAGGTGTTCCGAGGCGATGCCAAGGGGGGGGATCTCGTCACCTATGCGGTGCCGATCACCGAGGGCATGGTGGTCCTCGACGGGATCCACTACATCCAGGGGCACCTGGATGGCACGCTGGCCTGCCGGTGGAACTGCAAGGCCGCCAAGTGCGGGTCCTGCAGTGCGGAGATCAACGGACGGCCGCGGCTGATGTGCAAGACCCGTGTCGATGAGTTCGGTGCCCGGCCGATCGTTGTCCGGCCGATCAAGGTGTTCCCGCTGATCAAAGACCTCGTGACGAACGTCTCCTGGAACTACCGGATGAACGAGAAGATCCCCCCGTTTACCCCGGATCCTAAGGATCCCGGGCCGTGGACCATGCACCCGGAGGATGTGGACCGGCTTTTCGAGTTCCGCAAGTGTATCGAATGTTTCCTCTGCCAGGATGTCTGTCACGTCCTGCGGGAGCACGACGGGCTCGACCGGTACATGGGTCCGCGGTTCATGGTGCGGATCGCCGCCTTGGAGATGCATCCGAAGGATACCCTCTCCCGCACCGACCTGCTGAAGGGTGGGGGGGGGATCGGGTTCTGCAACATCACGAAGTGCTGCGAAGAGGTGTGCCCGGAGCACATTCACATCACCGACAACGCGATTATTCCGCTGAAGGAGCGGATGGCGGACGATTACTTCGATCCGTGGCGGGCGCTCCTCCGGCTCTTCGGCAGCAAGAAAGAACCGAGGGGATCCTAG
- a CDS encoding FAD-binding protein: MADRYEAFEHDVLVIGAGGAGLRASIAAAEAGLSVGLVCKSLLGKAHTVMAEGGIAAALGNVDPKDNWQVHFGDTMRGGQMINDYRMVEIFAKEAPERVYELERWGGLFDRTPDGKILQRPFGAHTYRRLCHVGDRTGLELIRTLQDKAVHSGIKVYMEVTITRLLRDAERIAGAFGYRREDGRFVLFRAKAVVLGTGGWGKVFHVTSNSWECTGDGCAMAYDAGAELMDMEMVQFHPTGMVWPPGVRGILVTEAVRGEGGLLRNASGERFMERYDPKKMELSSRDVVARSIYKEVQAGRGTPHGGAFLDISHRGAEFIKKKLPSMYEQFLKLADIDITKSPMEVAPTIHYVMGGVRVEAGTGASTVPGLFAAGEVAAGLHGANRLGGNSLSDLLVFGKRAGEHAAAYAKGLLAIPRVDERQVDDERTLMLRPFENGGGENPFAIHEELQGVMGTHAGIARTGEELDHGLGKILALQRRAEKLRATGSMLFNPGWHMTRDVRFMLTLCEAIFRSAIERAESRGAHWRLDFVEQIPDWGTKNVVVRKDGGGMTVTTRPVPQMPAELIALVKN, from the coding sequence GTGGCGGATCGGTACGAAGCCTTCGAGCACGACGTCCTGGTCATCGGGGCGGGAGGGGCGGGTCTGCGCGCGTCGATCGCGGCGGCGGAGGCCGGACTCTCGGTCGGCCTGGTCTGCAAATCCCTCCTCGGCAAGGCACACACGGTGATGGCCGAAGGCGGCATCGCGGCGGCGTTGGGCAACGTCGATCCCAAAGACAACTGGCAGGTCCACTTTGGGGACACGATGCGCGGCGGCCAGATGATCAACGATTACCGGATGGTGGAAATCTTCGCCAAGGAGGCGCCCGAGCGCGTCTACGAATTGGAGCGCTGGGGTGGGCTCTTCGACCGGACCCCGGACGGAAAGATTCTCCAACGGCCGTTCGGCGCCCATACCTACCGACGGCTCTGCCACGTGGGCGATCGGACCGGGTTGGAGTTAATCCGCACACTCCAGGACAAGGCCGTGCACAGCGGGATCAAGGTCTACATGGAGGTCACGATCACCCGTCTCCTCCGGGACGCGGAACGGATCGCGGGGGCGTTCGGGTACCGGCGTGAGGACGGCCGGTTCGTGCTGTTCCGGGCGAAGGCGGTGGTCCTGGGGACCGGCGGCTGGGGAAAGGTCTTCCACGTGACCAGCAACTCGTGGGAGTGCACGGGGGACGGCTGTGCCATGGCCTACGATGCCGGGGCCGAACTGATGGACATGGAGATGGTGCAGTTTCACCCGACCGGCATGGTCTGGCCTCCGGGAGTGCGCGGCATCCTCGTCACCGAGGCGGTGCGAGGCGAGGGCGGTCTGCTCCGGAACGCCAGCGGTGAGCGGTTCATGGAGCGCTACGACCCCAAGAAGATGGAGTTGAGCAGCCGGGACGTCGTGGCGCGGTCCATTTATAAGGAAGTGCAGGCGGGGCGGGGGACTCCCCACGGGGGGGCGTTCCTGGACATCAGCCACCGCGGCGCCGAATTCATCAAGAAGAAGCTGCCCAGCATGTACGAGCAGTTCCTCAAACTCGCCGATATTGACATCACGAAGTCTCCGATGGAAGTCGCCCCGACGATCCACTATGTGATGGGGGGCGTTCGGGTCGAGGCCGGAACCGGCGCGTCGACCGTGCCCGGCCTGTTCGCCGCCGGCGAGGTCGCCGCGGGGCTGCACGGGGCGAACCGGTTGGGGGGAAACTCGCTCTCAGATTTGTTGGTGTTCGGGAAGCGGGCGGGCGAGCACGCCGCGGCGTACGCGAAAGGCCTCCTCGCCATCCCGCGGGTCGACGAGCGCCAGGTCGATGACGAGCGGACGCTGATGCTGCGTCCGTTCGAGAACGGCGGAGGGGAAAATCCCTTTGCCATTCACGAGGAACTCCAGGGAGTGATGGGCACCCACGCCGGGATCGCCCGGACCGGGGAGGAACTCGACCATGGCCTTGGAAAGATTCTCGCGCTGCAGCGACGGGCGGAGAAGCTCCGGGCCACCGGGTCGATGCTCTTCAACCCCGGGTGGCACATGACCAGGGACGTGCGCTTCATGCTCACGTTATGCGAGGCGATCTTCCGGTCGGCGATCGAGCGCGCGGAGAGCCGCGGGGCGCACTGGCGGTTGGACTTCGTCGAGCAGATCCCGGACTGGGGGACCAAGAACGTCGTGGTCCGCAAGGACGGCGGTGGGATGACGGTGACCACCCGCCCCGTGCCGCAGATGCCGGCGGAGCTCATCGCCTTGGTCAAGAACTAG
- a CDS encoding succinate dehydrogenase: MADHAATHSPASSLPWWLQPAATVTILSGFVVYATWVAFQGHGYVAPYLSPFYSPPVTIAAIPISPAFWVLWAPAGFRATCYYYRKAYYRSYFADPIACMVAESRRGYAGETAFPFLLNNLHRYLLYAALIVLVFLWVDAVRAFDFDGHFGVHLGSLIFLVNVVLLSAYTLGCHAFRHMVGGNLDCYSCAAGGRLRFRLWSWVTLLNHRHAPWAWASLFSVIAADVYVRLLGAGIIADLKLF; the protein is encoded by the coding sequence GGTGGCTTCAACCGGCGGCCACCGTCACGATCCTCTCTGGCTTTGTGGTCTACGCGACCTGGGTCGCGTTTCAAGGACACGGGTACGTAGCTCCCTACCTCTCGCCGTTCTACTCTCCCCCCGTGACGATCGCCGCCATCCCGATCTCGCCGGCGTTCTGGGTGCTGTGGGCTCCGGCGGGTTTTCGGGCCACGTGCTACTATTACCGCAAGGCCTACTATCGGTCCTACTTTGCCGACCCGATCGCGTGCATGGTCGCGGAATCCCGGCGGGGATACGCAGGCGAGACGGCGTTCCCTTTCCTCCTGAACAATCTCCACCGCTATCTTCTCTACGCTGCCTTGATCGTTCTCGTCTTCCTGTGGGTCGATGCGGTGCGTGCGTTCGACTTTGATGGACACTTCGGCGTGCACCTCGGGTCGCTGATCTTCCTTGTCAACGTCGTACTGCTCTCCGCATACACACTAGGTTGCCACGCGTTTCGGCATATGGTGGGCGGAAACCTCGACTGCTACTCGTGCGCGGCCGGGGGGCGCCTCCGCTTTCGCCTATGGTCGTGGGTGACTCTATTGAACCACCGGCACGCCCCATGGGCGTGGGCGAGCCTTTTCTCCGTGATCGCCGCCGACGTCTACGTCCGGCTGCTCGGCGCCGGGATAATCGCCGATCTGAAGTTGTTCTAG